A genomic stretch from Chitinophaga lutea includes:
- the purU gene encoding formyltetrahydrofolate deformylase translates to MVALIQSKDRIGLVADISGIMARAKLNIVSLREHVDKVENRFYIRIETENETEPVALEQEIRKVLPDDALIAINPRPEKKIVVMVTKEYHCLADILVRHQFKTLGATVQCVIGNHAVLQDICDRFGVPFHFVSHEGVSKDALESAIRAHIDACEPDYIVLAKFMRILSPAFVAAYPMRIINIHHSFLPAFAGAHPYRQAFERGVKLIGATSHFVTNELDEGPIIAQQVIPVNHSYTAGDMMKAGQEIETSVLARALRLVFSDRVFVYRNKTVVFE, encoded by the coding sequence ATGGTTGCCCTTATTCAATCGAAAGACCGGATCGGTCTCGTCGCAGACATCTCCGGCATCATGGCCCGGGCGAAGCTGAACATCGTTTCCCTTCGCGAACATGTAGACAAAGTGGAGAACCGTTTTTATATCCGCATAGAAACGGAAAACGAAACGGAGCCCGTTGCCCTGGAGCAGGAGATCCGGAAAGTATTGCCGGACGATGCGCTGATTGCCATCAATCCCCGGCCTGAGAAAAAAATCGTGGTGATGGTGACCAAGGAGTACCATTGCCTGGCCGATATACTCGTGCGTCACCAGTTCAAAACGCTGGGCGCCACGGTGCAGTGCGTGATCGGCAACCATGCCGTGCTGCAGGACATCTGCGACCGGTTCGGCGTGCCGTTTCATTTCGTGTCGCACGAAGGGGTCAGTAAAGATGCACTGGAATCCGCTATCCGCGCGCACATCGATGCCTGCGAGCCCGACTACATCGTGCTGGCGAAATTCATGCGCATCCTGAGCCCTGCTTTTGTAGCGGCGTACCCCATGCGGATCATCAACATCCACCATTCTTTTTTACCCGCCTTCGCGGGCGCCCATCCTTACCGACAGGCCTTCGAGCGTGGTGTGAAACTGATCGGCGCCACTTCGCATTTTGTGACCAATGAACTGGATGAAGGGCCCATTATCGCGCAGCAGGTAATCCCGGTCAACCATTCCTATACCGCCGGCGACATGATGAAGGCCGGGCAGGAAATCGAAACCTCCGTGCTTGCCAGGGCGCTGCGGCTGGTGTTCAGCGACCGGGTGTTTGTGTACAGGAATAAAACCGTGGTGTTTGAGTAA
- the pheS gene encoding phenylalanine--tRNA ligase subunit alpha, which yields MEQIVQQIEAYKQEIAAFQPKNAEELEQYRIRFLGTKGLVKSLFGEMKNVPNEQKKEFGQVLNAFKVLAESRYEAFQQLKDEAAGATGQLDLTLPGEPHRLGTRHPISLVRNKAIRIFERLGFTIAEGPEIENDWHNFTALNLAENHPARDMQDTFYVHNNPDWLLRTHTSSVQVRAMEEGKLPIRIICPGRVYRNETISARAHCFFHQIEGLYIAENVSFADLKQTLYYFVQEFFGENFKVRFRPSFFPFTEPSAEMDISCLICGGEGCNVCKHTGWVEILGCGMVHPQVLENCGIDSGKYTGFAFGMGIERLTMLKYQIKDLRLFSENDARFLKQFQGTV from the coding sequence ATGGAGCAGATTGTGCAGCAAATAGAAGCATACAAACAGGAAATTGCCGCCTTCCAGCCGAAAAACGCGGAAGAGCTCGAGCAGTACCGTATCAGATTCCTGGGAACCAAAGGCCTGGTGAAATCCCTGTTCGGGGAAATGAAAAACGTGCCGAACGAGCAGAAAAAGGAGTTCGGACAGGTGCTGAACGCCTTCAAAGTATTGGCAGAAAGCCGGTATGAAGCATTTCAGCAGCTGAAAGACGAGGCTGCGGGCGCTACCGGCCAGCTGGATCTGACGCTGCCCGGCGAACCGCACCGCCTGGGCACCCGCCATCCCATCAGCCTGGTGCGTAACAAGGCCATCCGTATTTTCGAGCGCCTCGGCTTCACCATCGCCGAAGGCCCCGAAATCGAAAACGACTGGCACAACTTTACCGCGCTCAACCTGGCCGAAAACCATCCCGCCCGCGACATGCAGGATACGTTTTACGTGCATAACAATCCCGACTGGCTGCTCCGCACCCACACCTCTTCCGTGCAGGTAAGGGCGATGGAAGAAGGCAAACTGCCCATCCGCATCATCTGCCCCGGCCGCGTGTACCGCAACGAAACGATCAGCGCCCGTGCCCACTGCTTCTTTCACCAGATCGAAGGGCTCTATATCGCTGAAAACGTATCGTTTGCAGACCTGAAACAGACCCTGTACTACTTTGTGCAGGAGTTCTTCGGCGAAAACTTCAAAGTCCGCTTCCGTCCCTCCTTCTTCCCGTTCACCGAGCCCAGCGCCGAAATGGATATTTCGTGCCTGATCTGCGGCGGCGAAGGCTGTAACGTGTGCAAACATACCGGCTGGGTAGAGATACTCGGCTGCGGCATGGTGCATCCGCAGGTACTGGAAAACTGCGGCATCGATTCCGGTAAATACACCGGCTTTGCTTTCGGTATGGGCATAGAAAGGCTTACCATGCTCAAGTACCAGATCAAAGACCTGCGCCTGTTCTCTGAAAACGACGCCCGCTTCCTGAAGCAGTTCCAGGGTACCGTGTAG
- a CDS encoding pseudouridine synthase — protein sequence MYKPYEVLTRFGKEGDKAVLSDFFNVPKDVYPVGRLDYDSEGLLILTNDKSLNHRLLSPRFGHEREYWVQVDGAVTNEAIRRLHEGVEINVDGKPYRTRGCDAAIFPEPPFVPERNPPIRFRKHIPAPWLRLILREGKNRQVRKMTAAVGFPTLRLIRYRIEKLDVEGMQPGDLVEMKQAEIYKALFK from the coding sequence GTGTATAAGCCTTATGAGGTATTGACCCGCTTCGGGAAAGAAGGCGACAAAGCAGTTTTATCCGACTTCTTCAACGTGCCGAAAGATGTGTACCCGGTGGGGCGGCTGGACTACGACAGCGAGGGCCTGCTGATCCTCACCAACGACAAATCGCTGAACCACCGGCTGCTGAGCCCCCGGTTCGGGCATGAAAGGGAGTATTGGGTGCAGGTAGATGGCGCCGTTACCAACGAAGCCATCCGCAGGCTGCACGAGGGGGTGGAGATCAACGTAGACGGCAAACCGTACCGTACGCGGGGTTGCGATGCGGCCATCTTCCCCGAACCGCCGTTTGTACCGGAACGGAACCCGCCCATCCGTTTCCGCAAACACATTCCGGCCCCCTGGCTCCGGCTGATACTGCGGGAAGGGAAAAACCGCCAGGTCCGTAAAATGACCGCCGCCGTTGGTTTCCCCACGTTGAGGCTCATCCGTTACCGGATAGAAAAACTGGATGTGGAAGGGATGCAGCCAGGCGACCTGGTGGAGATGAAGCAGGCCGAAATCTATAAAGCCCTCTTCAAATAG
- a CDS encoding 3-hydroxyacyl-CoA dehydrogenase family protein, which yields MDIQTIAVCGAGTMGAGIAQVAASAGFRTLLFDASPEALARGMEMIRQSLQQAVDKGKSTPEKMAAALQLLQPVNTPDACVADVIIEAIVEQLPAKTALFTNLATFNGSRTIFATNTSSLSIAAIAAGVPHPERVAGMHFFNPAHLMRLVEVVRGPQTSDEAFADLIHLTQEMGKQPVRVKDAPGFIVNRVARHYYLEAMQIAAEGVADLATTDALLEAAGFKLGPFALMDLIGNDINYAVTTSLYEAFQHAPRFRPSPLQADKVARGELGRKTGKGFYNY from the coding sequence ATGGATATACAAACAATTGCTGTATGCGGAGCCGGCACCATGGGCGCCGGTATTGCACAGGTGGCCGCTTCCGCCGGGTTCCGCACGCTGTTGTTCGACGCCAGCCCCGAAGCACTTGCCAGGGGCATGGAGATGATACGCCAGAGCCTGCAACAGGCGGTGGACAAAGGGAAGAGCACGCCCGAAAAAATGGCCGCCGCACTGCAGCTCCTGCAACCGGTCAATACACCGGATGCCTGCGTGGCGGATGTGATCATCGAGGCCATCGTGGAACAGCTGCCCGCCAAAACCGCCCTTTTTACCAACCTCGCCACCTTCAACGGTTCCCGTACGATATTCGCCACCAATACGTCGTCCCTTTCCATCGCCGCCATCGCGGCAGGCGTTCCTCACCCGGAGCGTGTGGCCGGCATGCACTTCTTCAACCCCGCCCATCTCATGCGGCTGGTGGAAGTGGTACGCGGCCCGCAAACCAGCGATGAGGCGTTTGCCGACCTGATCCATCTTACGCAGGAGATGGGCAAGCAGCCCGTGCGCGTGAAAGACGCCCCTGGTTTTATCGTGAACCGCGTGGCCCGTCACTATTACCTCGAAGCGATGCAGATCGCCGCAGAAGGAGTGGCCGACCTTGCCACTACCGACGCCCTGCTCGAAGCCGCGGGCTTCAAACTCGGCCCGTTTGCACTGATGGACCTGATCGGGAACGACATCAACTATGCCGTCACCACTTCGCTGTATGAAGCTTTTCAACACGCCCCCCGCTTCCGCCCGTCGCCCCTGCAGGCCGATAAAGTTGCCAGGGGTGAACTGGGCCGTAAAACCGGCAAAGGTTTTTACAACTATTGA
- a CDS encoding UDP-3-O-(3-hydroxymyristoyl)glucosamine N-acyltransferase yields MKFDSPIAVKEIAALIGAELEGNDALMATGINEIHKVEQGDITFVDFEKYYNASLHSAASIIIINKKVEAPAGKALLVISDPFSAYVSLVKRYRPFVPATTPISDTAVVGEGTVLFPQVFVGHHVRIGKNCVIHPNVTIYDHTVIGDNVIIHAGTVLGADAFYFKRRADREVMYDKLESCGRVIIESDVEIGAGCTIDKGVSGDTIIGRGTKFDNMVHIGHGAVIGRNCLFAAQVGIGGKVKVEDNVIIWGQVGVNKDLTIGKGAVILGQSGVGSSIEGGKTYFGSPVEEAREKKKELAWIKRIPEMWTRLNS; encoded by the coding sequence ATGAAGTTTGATTCACCGATTGCGGTAAAAGAAATAGCGGCGCTGATCGGCGCGGAACTGGAAGGCAATGATGCGCTCATGGCTACCGGTATCAACGAGATACACAAGGTAGAGCAGGGCGACATCACCTTTGTAGATTTTGAGAAGTATTACAACGCCAGCCTTCATTCAGCAGCCAGCATCATCATCATCAACAAGAAGGTGGAAGCGCCCGCGGGGAAAGCCCTGCTGGTGATCAGCGACCCCTTCAGCGCTTACGTCAGCCTGGTGAAACGTTACCGGCCTTTCGTACCCGCCACTACGCCCATCAGCGATACGGCAGTGGTAGGTGAAGGCACCGTTCTGTTCCCCCAGGTATTCGTCGGGCATCACGTCCGCATCGGGAAAAACTGCGTTATTCATCCCAACGTCACCATCTACGACCATACCGTTATCGGCGACAATGTGATCATCCATGCCGGAACGGTGCTCGGGGCAGATGCCTTTTATTTCAAGAGAAGAGCTGACCGGGAAGTGATGTACGACAAACTGGAGAGCTGCGGCAGGGTGATCATCGAAAGCGATGTGGAAATAGGCGCGGGCTGCACCATCGACAAAGGTGTGAGCGGCGACACCATCATCGGGCGCGGCACCAAGTTCGACAACATGGTGCACATCGGGCACGGCGCGGTGATCGGCCGCAACTGCCTGTTCGCCGCACAGGTTGGCATCGGTGGCAAGGTGAAGGTGGAAGATAACGTGATCATCTGGGGACAGGTGGGCGTGAACAAAGACCTGACCATCGGCAAGGGCGCCGTTATTCTCGGACAGAGCGGCGTGGGCAGCTCCATCGAAGGAGGCAAAACCTATTTCGGCTCGCCCGTGGAAGAAGCCCGCGAAAAGAAAAAAGAACTGGCCTGGATAAAACGCATTCCTGAAATGTGGACCCGGCTGAACAGCTAG
- a CDS encoding histidine kinase, with product MPGIAYILIITLLALVSAVLYRKMVLYRRQYKAEATLNYFTTSLFGKNTVDDILWDVAKNCISRLHLEDCVIYLLDEERRVLVQKAAFGPKNPVRFEIRDPIEIPVGRGIVGSVAFHGKPELVPDTSRDARYIVDDERRFSELAVPIILHHKVIGVIDSEHSRKNFYTAGHLYLLEKIASICSSKISRTLMEEQARQQEQEVQLLHKQLAEFRLVTLKSQMNPHFLFNCLNGIYHCILSADVDKAADYVSNFARLLRMVLMHSEKNFISLREEVDLLGHYLKIESLRSDKPFEFSLLIDEGINPDEYFVPGMLIQPFLENAIWHGLMHKEGHRRLQIHWRRLKEKVLVCEIIDNGVGRAESARHRPGKHASKGMGLCMERVELYKVLFNTTFTIRVTDLYDEDGAPQGTKVNIAFEIAPGMGIAHLG from the coding sequence ATGCCGGGCATAGCATATATCCTTATCATAACGCTGCTGGCGCTGGTTTCAGCAGTGCTCTACCGTAAAATGGTATTGTACCGCCGCCAATACAAAGCGGAGGCCACCCTGAATTATTTCACCACTTCCCTGTTCGGTAAAAATACGGTGGACGACATTCTCTGGGATGTGGCCAAAAACTGCATTTCCCGGCTGCACCTGGAAGATTGTGTGATTTACCTCCTCGACGAAGAGCGCCGTGTACTGGTGCAAAAAGCGGCTTTCGGCCCTAAAAACCCGGTGCGCTTTGAAATCCGCGATCCGATCGAGATACCGGTCGGGAGGGGCATCGTCGGTTCCGTTGCTTTCCACGGCAAACCGGAACTCGTGCCCGACACCAGCCGCGATGCCCGTTATATCGTTGACGACGAAAGGCGCTTTTCGGAACTGGCCGTGCCTATCATCCTGCATCATAAAGTAATCGGGGTGATCGACTCCGAGCATTCCCGCAAAAACTTCTACACCGCCGGTCATTTATACCTGCTGGAAAAGATCGCCTCCATCTGCTCGTCCAAGATCAGCCGCACCCTCATGGAAGAACAGGCCCGGCAACAGGAACAGGAAGTACAGCTGCTGCACAAACAACTGGCCGAATTCCGCCTCGTGACCCTCAAGAGCCAGATGAACCCGCACTTTCTCTTCAACTGCCTCAACGGCATCTATCACTGCATTTTATCGGCGGATGTGGACAAGGCGGCGGACTATGTATCCAACTTCGCCCGGCTACTGCGCATGGTGCTGATGCATTCGGAAAAGAACTTCATCAGTCTTCGCGAGGAAGTGGACCTGCTGGGGCACTACCTGAAAATAGAATCCCTCCGCAGCGACAAACCTTTCGAGTTCAGCCTGCTCATCGATGAGGGGATTAACCCCGATGAATATTTTGTGCCCGGCATGCTGATACAGCCCTTCCTCGAAAATGCCATCTGGCATGGCCTGATGCATAAGGAAGGCCATCGCCGGCTGCAGATCCACTGGCGGCGCCTGAAAGAAAAAGTACTGGTCTGTGAAATCATCGACAATGGTGTGGGGCGCGCGGAATCGGCGCGCCACCGCCCTGGCAAACATGCTTCCAAAGGCATGGGGCTTTGTATGGAAAGGGTGGAGCTGTATAAAGTATTGTTCAATACCACCTTCACCATCCGCGTAACCGACCTGTACGACGAGGACGGCGCTCCCCAGGGCACCAAAGTGAATATTGCCTTCGAGATCGCCCCGGGCATGGGCATCGCACACCTGGGATAA
- a CDS encoding FecR family protein, with amino-acid sequence MRKEEFIALSAKISDGSATEQEIALYNAYYDELMKNNHPDAAAYPDDRVLLDRIHASIDERKGKVRPMGRWIKVAAAVVLVASLGGWLLSNRQTAKQPAVQAVKVQDAPPGGNKAYLTLADGSKIAVDDASQGQLATQGKIKVSKSATGELIYEADTTASPDATLSYNTLTTPRGGQFRLLLPDGSRVWLNAESSLRFPTSFAGHERLVELTGEGYFEVAKNAKQPFVVATAAQRVTVLGTHFNVQAYGDQSHTSTTLLEGSVQVSGKAGRSLLAPGEQCRLNGQTGSMQKLQVDTEEAVAWKNGYFIFNETYLVDVLRQLGRWYNVEADFAHLPAIRYNGTIPRNVPLSKAIEMLEITGNLRFETDGKTIRIKK; translated from the coding sequence ATGCGCAAAGAAGAATTTATCGCCCTGTCAGCCAAAATCAGTGATGGTAGTGCCACCGAACAGGAAATCGCCCTGTACAACGCGTACTACGACGAACTGATGAAAAACAACCACCCGGATGCCGCCGCGTACCCGGACGACCGTGTTTTGCTCGACAGGATACATGCGTCCATCGATGAGCGAAAAGGGAAAGTGAGGCCCATGGGCCGCTGGATTAAAGTGGCCGCAGCCGTGGTGTTGGTCGCCTCACTGGGCGGCTGGCTGCTCTCCAACCGGCAGACCGCGAAACAGCCTGCGGTTCAGGCGGTTAAAGTGCAGGACGCCCCTCCCGGCGGTAATAAAGCATATCTCACCCTGGCCGACGGCAGCAAAATTGCCGTAGACGACGCCTCACAGGGGCAACTAGCCACTCAGGGAAAAATCAAAGTCTCCAAGTCCGCCACCGGCGAACTGATATACGAAGCGGATACCACGGCATCACCGGATGCTACTCTTTCTTACAATACGCTGACCACCCCGCGGGGCGGACAATTCCGCCTCCTGCTGCCCGACGGCAGCCGGGTGTGGCTGAATGCAGAATCTTCGCTGCGGTTTCCCACGTCGTTTGCAGGCCATGAAAGGCTCGTGGAGCTGACGGGCGAAGGATACTTCGAAGTGGCGAAAAACGCGAAACAGCCCTTTGTGGTGGCTACTGCCGCGCAACGGGTAACGGTGCTGGGCACCCATTTCAATGTGCAGGCATATGGAGACCAGTCCCATACCAGCACCACGCTGCTGGAAGGGAGTGTGCAGGTAAGCGGCAAAGCCGGCCGGAGCCTGCTGGCGCCCGGAGAACAATGCCGCCTCAATGGACAAACGGGCAGCATGCAAAAGCTGCAGGTCGATACCGAAGAAGCGGTGGCCTGGAAAAACGGGTACTTCATTTTCAATGAAACCTACCTGGTGGACGTGCTCCGCCAGCTGGGCCGCTGGTACAATGTGGAAGCGGATTTCGCGCATTTGCCTGCCATCCGGTACAACGGCACCATCCCGCGGAACGTACCGCTGTCCAAAGCCATTGAGATGCTGGAAATCACGGGTAACCTGCGGTTCGAAACAGATGGAAAAACAATCAGGATCAAAAAATAA
- a CDS encoding NAD-dependent epimerase/dehydratase family protein has translation MILVTGGTGFLGSYLLQALVKAGKPVRALYRQHIPEQLDAVKNSIEWVQGDVLDVGTLEDAMQGVEQVYHCAAVVSFHPDRRVQMMKVNVEGTANVVNLALDAGVRKLVHVSSVAALGRAREQAAITEKSPWEESTNNSYYAISKHLSEMEIWRGIAEGLNAVIVNPSIILGTGFWHDGSGMLLKNAWKEFPYYTEGINGFVDVKDVVQVMTRLMDSHIAAERFVLNADNWPYRRLFAVMAEAMGKKPPHIAAKPWMAELVWRAAKIKSWFTGKRPLITKETARTAQLKVYYDAGRIQEALPGFRFRPLEDTVREISAAFLADKQRQAN, from the coding sequence ATGATCCTTGTTACCGGTGGTACTGGTTTTTTAGGCAGCTACTTATTGCAGGCCCTCGTGAAGGCCGGCAAGCCCGTGCGAGCCCTTTACCGCCAGCACATCCCGGAACAGCTGGATGCCGTCAAAAACAGTATCGAATGGGTGCAGGGCGATGTGCTCGACGTAGGGACGCTCGAAGATGCGATGCAGGGTGTGGAGCAGGTATATCATTGCGCGGCGGTGGTGTCTTTCCACCCCGACAGAAGGGTGCAGATGATGAAAGTGAACGTGGAAGGCACGGCCAACGTGGTGAACCTGGCGCTCGATGCCGGTGTCCGGAAACTGGTGCATGTCAGCTCCGTGGCTGCCCTCGGCCGCGCGAGAGAACAGGCCGCCATCACGGAAAAATCTCCCTGGGAAGAAAGCACCAACAACTCGTACTACGCCATCAGCAAACATCTCAGTGAAATGGAAATCTGGCGCGGCATCGCCGAAGGGCTCAATGCCGTGATCGTGAACCCTTCCATCATTCTCGGCACCGGGTTCTGGCACGACGGCTCGGGCATGCTGCTGAAAAACGCCTGGAAAGAATTCCCTTATTATACCGAAGGCATCAACGGGTTTGTGGATGTAAAGGATGTGGTGCAGGTGATGACGCGGCTGATGGACAGCCACATCGCTGCGGAACGTTTTGTGCTGAATGCCGACAACTGGCCTTACCGCCGGCTGTTCGCCGTAATGGCCGAAGCGATGGGGAAAAAGCCCCCGCACATCGCCGCCAAACCCTGGATGGCGGAACTGGTATGGCGCGCGGCTAAAATCAAAAGCTGGTTCACCGGCAAACGTCCCCTTATTACAAAAGAAACAGCCCGCACCGCACAACTCAAGGTGTACTACGATGCGGGCCGCATACAGGAAGCGCTGCCCGGTTTCCGCTTCCGCCCGCTGGAAGATACCGTGCGGGAAATCTCCGCGGCCTTCCTCGCCGACAAACAACGGCAGGCGAACTAA
- a CDS encoding Crp/Fnr family transcriptional regulator gives MIYKKGQVIFQEGAHPYGIYCINTGKVKLSHSGDEGREQIIRLVKPGDLIGYKALISNEPYTATATVLEDSAVCFIPRDVFLQILQKDNALSLKMMQILTSELRRAELKITHLAQKPVRERLAETLLTLKETYGVEDDGQTINVTLSREEIANLVGTATESAIRLLSEFRKEKVIDLPGKKIRILQLQKLINMANLQD, from the coding sequence ATGATCTACAAAAAGGGACAGGTGATCTTCCAGGAAGGCGCGCATCCTTATGGTATCTACTGCATCAATACGGGGAAGGTAAAACTTTCGCACAGCGGCGACGAAGGCAGGGAGCAGATCATCCGCCTCGTCAAACCCGGCGATCTCATCGGTTATAAAGCCCTCATTAGCAACGAACCATATACGGCCACCGCCACCGTGCTGGAAGACAGTGCGGTATGTTTCATCCCCCGCGATGTGTTTTTACAGATACTGCAGAAAGACAACGCGCTTTCCCTCAAGATGATGCAGATACTTACCAGCGAACTGAGAAGGGCTGAACTGAAAATAACCCATCTAGCCCAGAAACCGGTAAGGGAACGCCTCGCCGAAACCCTCCTGACGCTCAAGGAAACATACGGTGTGGAAGACGACGGGCAAACCATCAACGTAACCCTTTCCCGCGAAGAAATCGCCAACCTCGTAGGCACCGCAACGGAGTCTGCCATCCGCCTGCTCTCCGAGTTCAGGAAAGAAAAAGTGATCGATCTGCCCGGTAAAAAGATCAGGATACTGCAATTACAGAAGCTCATCAACATGGCGAACCTGCAGGATTAG
- a CDS encoding YicC/YloC family endoribonuclease produces MLKSMTGFGRAEVTRGETTILAEIKSLNGKQFEVNLKMSPLLKPYEFDIRNLLQQELQRGTLDATINIKQNGATRPVVINTELARYYHQAITAMATDLSLPQEDMLNVLMKLPEVVTPASEQMEESEWLEVEKIIRAAIAEMDAHRVDEGTMLEKDLLLRIDNILLYTEKVKELDPLRKDKVRTRLETLLAEYVGKENVDGNRMEQELIFYLEKLDISEELIRLQNHCRYFKDILAETDAAKGKKLGFVLQEIGREINTTGSKANDAGIQQWVVMMKDELEKAKEQVLNVL; encoded by the coding sequence ATGCTCAAATCCATGACCGGCTTCGGCCGTGCGGAAGTTACCCGGGGGGAAACAACCATTCTCGCGGAAATCAAGTCGCTGAATGGGAAACAGTTTGAGGTCAACCTTAAAATGTCCCCTCTTCTGAAGCCCTATGAATTCGACATCCGGAACCTGTTGCAGCAGGAGCTGCAGCGCGGAACGCTGGATGCCACCATCAACATCAAACAAAACGGCGCAACCCGCCCCGTGGTGATCAACACGGAGCTGGCCCGGTATTATCACCAGGCTATCACGGCCATGGCCACCGACCTTTCGCTGCCGCAGGAAGATATGCTCAACGTGCTGATGAAACTGCCGGAAGTGGTAACGCCCGCCTCCGAACAAATGGAAGAGTCCGAGTGGCTGGAAGTGGAAAAGATCATCCGCGCCGCCATCGCCGAAATGGATGCTCACCGGGTAGACGAAGGCACCATGCTGGAAAAAGACCTGCTGCTCCGCATCGACAATATCCTGCTGTATACCGAGAAGGTGAAGGAACTGGACCCGCTGCGGAAAGACAAAGTGCGCACCCGCCTCGAAACCCTGCTGGCCGAATACGTAGGCAAAGAAAACGTGGACGGCAACCGCATGGAACAGGAACTGATCTTCTACCTGGAAAAACTCGACATTTCGGAAGAACTCATCCGCCTGCAGAACCACTGCCGGTACTTTAAAGACATCCTCGCCGAAACGGACGCCGCCAAAGGCAAGAAACTGGGCTTCGTGCTGCAGGAGATCGGCCGCGAAATCAACACCACCGGCTCCAAAGCGAACGATGCCGGCATCCAGCAATGGGTAGTGATGATGAAAGACGAACTGGAAAAGGCGAAAGAGCAGGTGCTGAACGTACTGTAA
- a CDS encoding gliding motility lipoprotein GldH, with amino-acid sequence MQSIFHQPFKKDNRNVMKLGFTCALLGMLALACKPPRMDTFEKNRDISRSDWAVNDKPFFELELAPEDTAYYFNMYVNVRHTDAYPYSNLWLLINTQAPGDSIGTTRRVELPLADTYGKWTGSGVNGIVVTGKDDIFEHRIPIQQNAIFSKPGRYRFTFEQNMRQNPLPDILSVGLRIEKGAPRK; translated from the coding sequence ATGCAATCTATATTCCATCAGCCCTTTAAAAAAGACAATAGAAACGTGATGAAACTTGGTTTCACCTGCGCCCTTCTGGGCATGCTCGCCCTTGCATGCAAGCCGCCCAGGATGGATACATTCGAGAAAAACCGCGATATCAGCCGGTCTGACTGGGCGGTGAACGACAAGCCTTTTTTTGAACTGGAGCTGGCGCCCGAGGATACGGCGTATTATTTTAACATGTACGTCAACGTACGGCATACCGACGCTTACCCTTACAGCAATCTCTGGCTGCTGATCAACACACAAGCGCCGGGAGACAGCATCGGCACCACACGCCGGGTGGAATTGCCCCTGGCGGACACCTACGGCAAATGGACAGGCAGCGGCGTGAACGGCATCGTTGTGACCGGCAAGGACGATATATTCGAGCACCGCATCCCCATCCAGCAAAACGCCATTTTCAGCAAACCCGGCCGGTACCGCTTTACCTTTGAGCAGAACATGCGCCAGAATCCCCTGCCGGACATCCTGAGCGTGGGCCTGCGCATCGAAAAGGGCGCACCGCGGAAATAG
- a CDS encoding RNA polymerase sigma-70 factor, whose translation MKAFSIYTDSELVDLLNAGNRAAFDEIYHRHWKSLYRTAYRVLKDEGACLDLLQDIFIWLWEHRGHLEVRVLHAYLSMAVKYKVANYIRQLKVRPSLFEEVEKLEIPDTATISALALNELKTIIAAFTEELPERCRQVFYLSRIEYLSNKEIAARLGVSEKTVENQLTIALKKLRLKLGSLHLWMFFL comes from the coding sequence ATGAAGGCGTTTTCCATCTATACGGACAGTGAACTGGTGGACCTGCTGAACGCAGGCAACCGCGCGGCTTTCGATGAAATCTATCATCGGCACTGGAAGTCGTTGTACCGCACCGCCTACCGCGTTTTAAAAGACGAAGGGGCCTGCCTCGACTTGTTGCAGGACATATTCATCTGGCTCTGGGAGCACCGGGGCCACCTGGAAGTGCGGGTCCTGCATGCCTATCTTTCCATGGCGGTTAAATACAAAGTGGCCAATTACATCCGCCAGCTCAAAGTGCGCCCCTCATTGTTCGAGGAAGTGGAAAAACTCGAAATCCCGGATACGGCCACCATTTCCGCCCTCGCGCTGAACGAGCTTAAAACTATCATCGCCGCCTTTACCGAAGAACTGCCGGAGCGCTGCCGGCAGGTGTTTTATCTCAGCCGCATCGAATACCTCTCCAACAAAGAAATCGCGGCCCGGCTCGGCGTATCCGAAAAAACCGTGGAAAACCAGCTCACCATCGCCCTCAAAAAACTCCGGCTCAAGCTCGGTAGCCTCCATTTGTGGATGTTTTTCCTGTGA